The following are encoded together in the Phaseolus vulgaris cultivar G19833 chromosome 9, P. vulgaris v2.0, whole genome shotgun sequence genome:
- the LOC137821323 gene encoding S-type anion channel SLAH4-like produces the protein MGMATQDSRSEIELVVDTTTTTTTATSNAYSHTDSFSNHQHSTSFTTLLISVLTKFHAGYFRISLSLGSQALLWRIIITSTHDTTTLPRVLSTLPSAAVCALWSLSLFTLVLLSLLYLLRCFFFFEMVKAEFLHPVGVNYLFAPWISWLLLLQSAPFVAPKTTLYLVLWWVFAVPMVVLDVKIYGQWLTKGKRVLSSAAGNPTSQMSVIGNLVGAHAAAHMGWKECAVWLFSVGMVHYAVLFVTLYQRLSGRDGVPVLLRPVLFLFFAAPSVASLAWESIVGTFDTASKMLFFLSLFLFASLICRPTLFRRSMKRFNVTWWAYSFPITALALVSMNYAEQVKGTFSHILMLLLLALSVLVSFALTFFTLLNSNMLLLLRDVTIR, from the exons ATGGGCATGGCAACGCAAGATTCGCGATCCGAGATTGAACTTGTGGTGGACACGACCACGACCACGACCACGGCCACCTCAAACGCTTATAGCCACACCGACAGTTTCAGCAACCACCAACATTCAACCTCTTTCACAACGCTCCTAATCTCTGTTCTAACCAAATTCCATGCAGGCTACTTCAGAATAAGCCTCTCCCTGGGAAGCCAAGCTTTACTGTGGAGGATAATAATCACATCAACACACGACACAACCACTCTACCGCGCGTGCTTTCCACGCTTCCTTCCGCGGCTGTCTGTGCACTCTGGTCTCTCTCTCTTTTCACTCTAGTCTTACTCTCCCTTCTCTACCTCCTaaggtgtttttttttctttgagatGGTGAAGGCCGAGTTCTTGCACCCTGTAGGGGTTAACTACCTCTTTGCGCCCTGGATTTCGTGGCTTCTATTGCTTCAATCAGCGCCGTTCGTGGCGCCGAAAACAACCCTCTACTTAGTTCTGTGGTGGGTGTTTGCGGTGCCGATGGTGGTGCTTGACGTGAAGATCTACGGGCAGTGGTTGACGAAGGGGAAGAGGGTTTTATCCTCTGCGGCGGGGAACCCCACGAGCCAGATGTCGGTGATAGGGAACTTGGTGGGGGCACATGCTGCTGCGCACATGGGGTGGAAAGAGTGTGCGGTGTGGTTGTTTTCGGTGGGGATGGTGCATTACGCGGTGCTGTTTGTTACGCTTTATCAGCGATTATCGGGTAGAGATGGGGTTCCCGTTTTGTTAAGGCCAGTTTTGTTCTTGTTCTTTGCAGCGCCCAGCGTCGCAAGCTTGGCTTGGGAATCCATTGTTGGAACCTTTGATACTGCTTCCAAGATGCTCTTCTTTctctccctcttcctcttcgccTCACTG ATTTGCAGGCCAACCCTTTTCAGGAGATCAATGAAAAGGTTCAACGTTACATGGTGGGCTTACTCCTTTCCCATCACAGCACTTGCTCTCGTTTCAATGAATTATGCAGAACAAGTGAAAGGAACTTTTTCTCACATTCTGATGCTCCTTCTGCTCGCTCTTTCAGTTCTTGTCTCCTTTGCTCTTACGTTTTTTACTCTCCTCAACTCTAATATGCTTCTACTATTAAGAGATGTTACTATCCGATAG